The genomic interval CTTTTTGCTAAAAACAAAAAGCAGGGCTGGGTTGTATTCTCCGCCATGATGTGTCTGTTTCTAGTGTTTCTCAGCCTTGCTTACACATCGGAGAAAACAGGCAATCCTGCTATGAGCGCACTAGGAATCGACGCTACTCAAGGAAGCATGGAAGGCAAGGAAGTAAGGTTCGGTATCGCGCAATCGGCACTGTTCACAACGGTAACAGCCGCTGCGACAACGGGTACCGTCAACAATATGCATGACACGCTTACACCGCTTGGCGGCTTGGTCCCGCTTGCTGAAATGATGCTTAATGTCGTCTTTGGAGGCAAGGGAGTAGGGCTTATCAATATGCTCATGTACGCCATACTAGCTGTGTTTATATGCGGGCTGATGGTCGGGCGAACGCCAGAGTTTCTGGGACGAAAAGTAGAGCCGCGAGAAATGAAACTGATAGCGATAGCAATTCTAGTTCATCCCTTCATTATATTAGTGCCTACCGCCATTGCTTTTATGACGGATTTGGGTCACGGGGCGATAACGAATCCAGGGTTCCACGGCATTAGCCAGGTGCTTTACGAATATACGTCATCGGCAGCGAATAATGGCTCCGGCTTTGAGGGATTAGGCGACAATACGCCGTTCTGGAATATTAGTACTGGGCTAGTCATGCTGACCGGCCGTTATATTTCGATGATTGCGATGCTTGCGGTTGCAGGATCTCTTGTTCGCAAGCAGCCTGTTCCAGAAACAATCGGGACGTTCCGTACAGATAATGGACTTTTCACTATATTACTAATTGGTACTGTTCTTTTAATTGGTGCATTAACCTTCTTGCCGGTCATCGTGCTTGGGCCGGTTGCAGAATATTTGACACTCCGCTAACGGATGAGGTGAACGATAATGAATAAAAATAAGAAGAATAATTTGCTGTCGGGAGATGCGGTTAAACATGCCGTCATAGATAGCTTTGTGAAATTAAATCCAGTTACGATGATGAAAAATCCAGTTATGTTTGTTGTCGAGGTAGGGACGGTTATCGTTCTGCTGATGACTATTTTTCCAAATTACTTTAATTCTCAAGAACGCATAGGCTTTAATATTACCGTGTTTTTCATCCTGCTTTTCACACTGCTGTTCGCAAACTTTGCTGAAGCCATTGCAGAGGGCAGAGGCAAGGCACAGGCCAATTCGCTCAAAAAATCTAAGCAGGAAATGAGCGCCAATAAGCTCGTCGGCAGCTCTATTGTAGTCGTATCATCAACGGAGCTCCGCAAAGGCGATATTTTCATCGTCACGCAAGGTGAGATGATTCCTGGTGATGGCGAGGTCATTGAAGGGCTGGCTTCCGTAGATGAATCAGCGATTACAGGTGAATCGGCGCCAGTTATTAAAGAAGCTGGAGGAGATTTCAGCTCGGTTACAGGCGGTACAAGGGTTGTGAGTGACAAAATTAAAGTGCGCATGACGAGTGACCCCGGGGAGTCATTCATCGATCGGATGATTGCCCTTGTTGAAGGAGCGAAACGTCAGAAGACGCCTAATGAAATTGCGCTCAATACACTTTTGACTAGCTTAACGATTATTTTCGTAATTGTAGTTGTTACATTGACACCAATCGCTGACTATTTGGGTATCCACTTAGAAATTCCAGTATTAATCGCGCTGCTCGTATGTTTGATTCCGACGACCATCGGCGGACTATTATCAGCAATCGGCATTGCTGGGATGGATAGAGTAACTCAGTTTAATGTACTGGCTATGTCAGGTAAGGCTGTTGAAGCAGCAGGGGACATTAATACGATGATTTTGGATAAAACCGGAACGATCACGTTCGGCAACCGGATGGCAAGCGAGCTTGTGCCTGTCGGTGGCAGCAATCTTCAAACTTTATCGAGTTGGGCGGCTATTAGCTCGCTTAAGGATGAAACGCCTGAAGGCCGTTCTGTGCTTGAATGGATGAAGAAGCAGGGCTTAAGCTATGATGCTTCACTTGCAGAAGGCGGCGAATTTATTGAATTCAAAGCAGAGACGCGAATGAGCGGCATTGATCTGGCAAACGGCCGCCGAGTTCGGAAGGGCTCTGTCGATGCGGTTCGGAAGTGGGTAGCTTCACAGGGGGGGACCATCCCATCCGATTTAGAAAATATTTCGAATACGATTGCTACATTAGGCGGTACACCGCTCGCAGTAGCTGTTGATAACCAAATCTTTGGTGTTATCTATTTGAAGGATACCGTTAAGCCAGGAATGAAGGAAAGATTCGATCAGCTGCGAGAGATGGGCATCAAAACGATTATGTGTACGGGAGACAATCCGCTTACTGCAGCAACCATCGCACATGAAGCGGGAGTCGACGATTTTATTGCGGAGAGCAGGCCGGAAGACAAAATAGCTGTTATACGCCGTGAACAAGCCGAAGGAAAAATGGTTGCGATGACTGGTGACGGTACAAACGATGCTCCTGCACTTGCCCAAGCGGATGTGGGTCTTGCTATGAACAGCGGGACGATTGCTGCAAAAGAAGCTGCCAATATGGTGGACTTGGATTCGGACCCTTCCAAAATTATTGAAGTCATTGCTATCGGCAAGCAGCTGCTTATGACAAGAGGGGCACTGACTACTTTTAGTATCGCTAATGATATCGCCAAATATTTTGCAATCATTCCAGCGATGTTCATGCTTGCCATTCCCGAGATGGGCGTTCTAAACATTATGAATTTAGGTTCTCCATTGTCTGCTATTCTGTCGGCGCTTATTTTTAACGCCATTATTATTCCGCTGCTTATCCCGCTTGCCATTAAAGGCGTAGCGTACAAACCGATGAGCGGAGCCAAATTGCTTAGCCGCAACGTATTCATTTATGGTCTGGGCGGTGTCATTGTTCCGTTCGTTGGCATTAAACTCATCGACTTTGCAGTGCATTTATGGATTTAATATAACCATACACGAAAGAAGGCTTACCTATATGAATGAACAAGCGAAAAACACTTCACGATTCCAGTTGTCATCGTTAATGATACCTTTACGAATCAGCATCATATTTATGATTATTTGCGGCATTATTTACCCGCTTGCAAGCACGGGAGCAGCTCAGCTGCTGTTCCCTAAGCAAGCGAATGGAAGCCTTATAAAGGATAGCTCTGGCCAAGTGGTTGGTTCAGAGCTGATCGGCCAAAGCTTTGTTGATCCGAAATGGTTTCAAGGACGTGTATCAAGCATTGACTATAATGCTGCCGGTTCTGGATCGAACAATTTTGGACCATCCAATCCTGCTCTAATTGAAAGGACCAAAGCTTCCATTGAGGCTTGGAAGGCACAAAATCCAGATGTACCGGTTTCCCAGCTGCCGATCGCTTTAATTACGAACTCGGGCTCAGGCCTTGATCCGCATATTACGCCACAGTCGGCTGATGTACAGATCGCAAGAATCAGCAAGCTGACCGGCGTGTCGCCAGCAGAGCTTGAGCAATTGGTTAAAGCAAATACGGAAGGCCGCGATTTAGGCGTTTTCGGTGACGAACGGGTTAATGTGTTGAAGCTGAATATCGCATTGTCAAAAATGTTGGGGGAATAGCCATATGGCTCCGCTGAAAAAGAAAACGCCAGAGGAGCTGCTGCTCTCCATCGCAAAGCTGCATCAAGGACGTCTGAAAATACTCATTGGAGCGGTAAGCGGTTCAGGCAAAACGTATCATATGCTGCGAGAAGGAACAGAGCTGAAGCGAGATGGCATTGATGTTGTTCTTTGCGCGGTTCCTAGGCCGCAGAGTCCGGAGACGCTCGAATTGATTGAACCTTTCGAGCGTGTGCCAAGCATCCATTGGCAGAAGGATGGTGCAGAGCAAAAGGATCTTGATCTGGATGCTTTGGTTAAGAGGGACGCTGAGGTGCTGCTCATAGATGGGCTAGCCCATCGCAATCGAGAAGATGCAAAGTTTCAAACGCGGCTAGAAGATATTATTTTTTTGCTTGGCAAGGGCATAAGCGTTATTACAACAATCAATGTGTATGAGCTCGAGGGTGTAGATCAGGCTGTTCTCAAATGGACGGGGATTCGTCCGAGCTGCACCGTGCCTGCTCATACGCTTGAGCTTGCTGATGAGGTTAGGCTGATTGATGTATCTCCTGAAACGATGCTTAAGCGGTTTGAGGATGGAACGCTCGGCGTAAAGCCCGATCCTGCAATTTCTCTGCGGGGAAATCTTGCGGTTCTGCGAGAGCTGTCGCTGCGGCTCGTCGCAGAGGGAGTCAATGAGTCGCTGGAGAAGCATCGGGAGGAGATGGGGCTCACGGGTCCGTCGGGTGCTTCCGAGCGTATTCTGGTAACCGCACAATATCATTGGAACGGCTCTTTATATGTAAGAAGAGGGCAGCAAATTGCCCGCAGGCTTAATGGAGATGTCGTAGTCGTTTCCTTTAAGGAGCCGCAAAAAAAACTGTCCAAGGAAGAGCAGGCTTTTAAAGCTTCAATAAAGAAGCTTACTGTTAAAGTAGGGGGCACATTTGAGGAGCTGCCGTTGCAAAGCCGCCGTCGTTTGCCGTCCGCTCTAGTAAGGTACGCAGAGGAGCATCAGGTTACTCGCATCGTTATGGGCCATTCCAAGCAGAGCAGATGGCAGCAGCTGAAACAGGGCTCGATTGTTGACAGCGTGCTGCGCAAGCTCAAGCAGATCGATTTATTTCTTATGGCAGACCGCTCAGAGCAAGAAGGCGAGCGGATTTTGCCTGTTAAGCAAAGAAGTGATTCGCGGAAAGCGTTGTTTCGAAGGTTCAGCCCAGATGAGCGCGAGCAGCAAATGGAATCCATGAGAAGAGGCAGCTTCAATCTATATATCGGGGCTGCGCCAGGCGTCGGGAAAACGTATCGGATGCTTGCTGAAGCGAACATGATGTATCAGAAAGGTATAGATGTTGTTATTGGCATCGTGGAAACACATGGGCGCGAGGATACCTTGAAGCAGATTGGAGAGCTGCCGATTATCGCTAGGCAAACGATTCAATATCGAGGTACTCAGCTCGAAGAGATGGATGTTGAAGCGATAGTTAGCAGAAATCCCGATGTTGTGCTGGTGGATGAGTTAGCTCATACGAATGTGCCGGGCAGCTTGAGGAAGAAGCGTTATGAGGATGTCATTTATTTGCTGCAAAAGGGAATATCGGTTATTTCGACGATGAATGTGCAGCATATTGAAAGCTTGAATGACGCCATTGAACAGGTTACTGGCGTTCGTGTTAGAGAAACGGTACCCGATGCGATCATAAGGCTGGCAGATCAAGTAGAGCTGATCGACGTGACACCGCAAATGCTACAGCAGCGTATGAGAGATGGGAAAATATATGCCAAAGCCAAAGTGGAACAAGCGCTCGGTGCTTTTTTTACGACGGGCAATTTAATTGCGCTGCGAGAGCTTGCCCTTCGCGAGCTTGCTGATGATGTGGATGAACGGCTTGAAGCATGGGATCGCAATCAGACGCTGCGTGGAACGCTGCGCCGAAGAGAGGTCATCTTTGTCGGCATCGATATTCTCGCGGACGCAGAGCGGCTTATTCGGCGGGGCTTCCGCATCGCGTATCGGCTGAAGGCGCAGTGGCATGTGCATCATGTGCAGGATGGCGCACCTTGGACAGACGAGGCGATCAATAAGCGTGATCTGTTGATGAAGTTGACCGAGAGACTTGGCGGAGTATTTGAAATGTCCAAAGCGGAGAGCAGGGAGCATATTGCGGGTACACTTCTAACGGCAGCCAATCGCATCAAAGCAACGCAGCTTATCGTCGGGCAGCCTAGCAGAAAGGCGTGGTATGCAAGCTTTCGCGGCAATATCGTCCGTGAATTACTGCAAGCCGGCCGTCATATGGATATGCTCATTGTGGCGAACCGGATTACGGATAAACATTAAAAAAAGGGATTATCTAGTCAGCGCTTAAACCCCGCTGAGCAGATAATCCCTTTTATGCTGTGTAGGATGGATTAGACTTTGGTTATCGGTTCAATCCAGTCTTGAGACCACACTTGTATTTCACGGATAATCGGCTCAAGAGCAAGGCCTTTTTCCGTTAATGAATATTCTATGCGTACAGGTATTTCAGGGTAAACATGTCTATCGACAATACCTTCATTCTCTAGCTCTTTGAAACGTTCTGACAGCAATCTGCCGCTGATCGGAAGGGCGGACTGAACGGCGCAGAAGCGCTGCGGGCCGGACAAAAGCTGGAATATGATAAGGCCGGTCCAACGCTTGCTTATAAGTTCCATTCCCTTCTGAAAACGGGGACAAAGGTTAGATTGATCCATGCGCATCACCTCTTTTTACTTCTAATAAGTATAACTCCAATATCTTATTTATACAAGCACACTTGGATATTGTTAATTACTTGACTATCTTTAGTTATAAAATTATAATTAGTTACAAATAGTAAGTGAATTTAAGGAGGCACCGCAATGAATCCTTTATTTCTAGCGCATGGATCACCGATGCTCGCTGTCGAGCAAAATGAATATAGCGAATTTCTGAAACAAACAGGTGCGAGTCTAAAGCCGGATGCGATCGTTATTTTCACGGCGCATTGGGAGACGGATATCGTTACGATTTCATCCAAGGATGATGAATATGAAACGATTTATGACTTTTATGGTTTTCCTGATGAGCTCTACCAGATCAAATATGCTGCTAAAGGCTCAGTAAGAGTCGCTGAGCATGTTGGCCATTTGCTGAGTGAAAATAATATTCAGGTAGCATATGATAATGAAAGAGGACTGGATCATGGCTCATGGACGATGTTGAAGCATATGTTCCCGAAGGCGGATATTCCTGTCGTGCAGATTTCTGTAAATCCATATCGTGCTCCAGAGGAGCAGTTCCGAATTGGCGAGGCGCTGCGCAGCTTGAGCTCACAAAATATTTTGCTCATTGGCAGCGGCGTGACCGTTCATAATCTTCGTGCTGTAAACTGGGGACAGAAGGAGCCGGAGAGCTGGGCTGTCCAGTTTGATGATTGGCTAATAGAGAAAATGAATAAGCACGATACAAATTCGCTATTTCAGTATGAACAGCTTGCTCCGCATGCTAAAATGGCAGTACCCCGTGAAGAGCATTTTGTTCCATTATATATAGCTTTAGGCAGCGGCAGCCCAGAGTCAGCTCCAAAGGTCATTTATCGAAGCTATGAATTTGGTACGCTCAGCTACTTATGCATGCAATTTTAATTGCGTATTCTTTTAGAGAAGGTGAACTAGCATGATTAAACCTAATATAGCAGCACTTATTAAAAATAAACTAAAACGTACGCAAAGCGGCAATGATGACATTTATGTGATCGGTCCTGTTAAGCTTCCTGTCGACCTTGACGGAGAAACCAAGATTTTTCATTGGTACAGCTGGCTCCGCAAAGAAGCAGGCGAGGAGCTGTCTCCCGAGCAGCTCGTTGATGATTTAAATCGATTCTCTTATGCGGATCTGCAGCAATCAAGCGTTCTCGTATATGGCGATTTTGAAAATAATGAAGACGCGCTAATTCGGATGCACAGCATCTGCCATACAGGCGATATCTTCGGAAGCGCAAGATGTGATTGCGGCTTTCAGTTAAAGCAATCGATGCGGATCATTATAGAGCATGGCACGGGGGCGCTCTTTTATTTAGCCAATCATGAGGGCCGTGGAATTGGTTTGTTCAGTAAAGCGATTGCCTACTTGCTTCAAGAGGATGGGTTCGATACGGTTGATGCGAATACAGAGCTTGGTTTCGCAGATGATTCACGCGATTATAGTGATGCAATTGCTGTACTTAAGCTGCTGAGGAAGCACCCGGTATCGATCATTACCAACAATCCGCGGAAAGTGGATGCACTGCGCAAATCGGGCATGAACGTGGCGGGTAGAGTGCCATTATGGGGCAATTCCTCTACTTATAATGAAAAATATATCCAAACGAAAATGAAGCGATCGGGTCATTATGGACAAGAGCCTCATACGCTTGTTAAATAATTTATTTGTGAAAGCAGCCAAAGAAGCCGGTTTCTGCGTTAAATCGTTGAGACGGCTTTTTTGTCTGGACATTGGTCATAATAGTCAAAGTAGATGTCCTATCGCTGGCCTAGAAGGTGTTTGCAGAGTAGACAAAACTGCTTCTAAATTAACCATAAAACGACAAAATTATTTTGCGTTCCTCTTTCTTTTCAAGTATGATGAGATAAAATGAACTCATGTTCACATCAAAGGAGTAACAAAGCATGCAATCAAAAACAAGCCACTGTAAAATTGTTGACTGCACGATCCGTGATGGCGGACTCGTAAATAATTGGGATTTTAGTGTCGAGTTCGTTCAGCATTTGTATCAAAGCTTGAACGAAGCCGGCGTCGATTATATGGAAATCGGCTACAAAAACTCTCCAAAACTGCTTAAGGGTGCTGAAAGTGCAGGACCTTGGCGTTTTCTAAATGATGATTTCTTGAAAAAAGTTATCCCTAACAAAGGAAATACGAAGCTTTCCGCACTTGTTGATATCGGTCGTGTTGACGAGAACGACATTTTGCCGCGCAGCGAGAGCTTGCTTGATCTGATTCGCGTTGCTTGCTACATCCAAGATGTAGATAAAGCGCTTGAACTGGTTAAAGTATTCCATGATCGCGGATACGAAACGACAATTAACATTATGGCTCTCTCTAACGTAATGGAGAACCAGCTTATTGAAGCTTTCCAGCTTATCAATGAGAGCGTAGTTGACGTTGTTTACGTCGTTGACTCCTATGGCAGCTTGAAGCCAAGCGATATGAGCTACCTCGTTGACAAGTTCCGTCACCATTTGCCTAACAAACGTCTAGGCGTTCATGCACACAACAATTTGCAGCTTGCATTTGCTAACACACTGCTAGCAGCAGAACAAGGCGTTGAGCTGCTTGATGCATCTGTTTATGGCATGGGCCGCGCAGCGGGCAACTGCAACACGGAGCTATTGGTATCCGAGCTTCAAAACACGAAATACAACATCCGTCCTGTCCTTGATATGATCGAGAAGTACATGGTTCCGCTTCGCGAGAAGGAAGAGTGGGGTTACATCATTCCTTACATGATTACAGGTATTTTGGATGAGCATCCACGTTCCGCTATGGCGCTTCGTGATTCTGCAGACAAAGATAAAGGCGTAGAGTTTTATGATCGCCTTACAACGCCTGAAATTGCTCACGGCAAATAATAATAAATCAAAAGAAGCTAAGGCAAGTCATTAACATGACTTATCTTAGCTTCTTTTTTTGTGTGAATTATGTTTCAAGCAGCTCGCCATCGCCCCGAACAGCAGCAGCTTGATGAGGCTCATTTGGATGAAAATAGCCTTTGCCTCGGAAGGTTTGCCCACTGCTGGCGACAGCAGTAAGCTCAATTCCGATATCCTCATTTCTGCCAAACCATGCTAATAGCTCACGATCGCCAACGCCATTTATATCTACGTACCATAATCGATCCCCATACTCCGTAACTCGAACGAGCTCAGCGGAAGTAAAGGAAAGCTGAATCGTCTCTTGCTGATAAGTCATTTCAAATGCGATTAATTCGAATGTTTCCAAGGTGAAGTCCTCCTGAATAATTGCTTCATGCAGTCGATCATGGGACTCGCAGCATGTCTGTTAACGATTGTAATGTTACTGGCTTATTAATGCAACATTATACTTCCAATAATCGTCAGATTAGGAAACATAAATATAAATAAAAAGGGGCTGAAAGAATGAAAGCGGGTCATTCTCTCAACAAGGATGTTAGACAAAGAAAAAGATTGGGCTGGATTTCCGTTGTTTTGGTGGCTCTGGTGCTTGTATTAAGCGCGTGCTCTTCCTCTAAGAATGATGCCTCGAACAGTGGTAACCGAGACATGAAATACAAAAGCAGTTCGGAGAGCGGTGCTCCGAGCAAAGGAGAAGCTACTACAAGTCATGAGGATCGAAAATCCATTAGCGTGGAGCCTCTAAGACAAAAAGAGGGGGGCAAACGCGGGTATTCGAATCCAGATCAAGTAGAGCAAGCAGGCCAATTAACAGCTGGCGAGTGGGATGATTTAGCTGCTTGGGATCGCTTTGGCAATTTACTCAACTCGCAAGAAGGGGATAGCAGCAAGCGGGTATGGCAGTTCTGGAATTTTAACCGCCTTGAGGTTATCGTCACAGCTGGAGGCAAAGCAGTGTCTGATGCACAGGTAGAGCTGTACGCAGGCAAGAAGACGATATGGAAGGCGCGTACAAACACGGAGGGCAGAGCCTATGTGTATGCAGGTTTATTTGAAAGTGATACGGCGAACTTAGGCCGTTATACTGTTAAAGTGCAATCGGGTCAAGAAAGCAAGACGACGCAGGAGATGGACATCCCACAGCAAGGCAGCATTAAAGTTGATTTAAGTAAAAGTACAGCGCTGTCAGATCAGGTAGACATTATGTTTGTTGTGGATACGACTGGCTCCATGGAGGATGAGCTGAATTATTTGGAAGCGGAGCTTAAGGATGTTGTGAAGCGAGTGTCCGATGAGCATGCAAATCAGCTTGGCATTCGTATTAGCGCAAACTTTTACAAAGATAAGCATGATGATTATATCGTTAAGCCGTATCCTTTCACTACGGACATAAATAAAGTGATAGATCAATTTAGCAAGCAAAAGGCGGATGGGGGCGGAGATTATCCCGAGGCTGTTGATCAGGCGCTGCGCGATGCGCTTCATGAGCATGAGTGGAGCAAGGATGCTAGAGCGCGTCTGCTGTTTCTCGTTCTAGACGCACCGCCTCATGATGAACCACAGGTTATCGACGAGATAAAGCAGCTTACAGAGGATGCGGCAGAGCAAGGGGTTAGAATTATACCTGTAGCTTCTAGCGGTGTGAGTGCAGAGACGGAATATTTGATGCGTTTCATGGCAACAGCGACGGGCGGCACCTATTTGTTTTTAACCGATGACAGCGGTATCGGCAGTGATCACCTAGAACCAGCAGTAGGCGAATATGAGGTTAAGCTGCTCAATGATTTGCTTGTTGAAGTCATTAATCGTTATGTTCAGCAGTAGTTTTCTTCATTATAAAAAGGGCAATTCCTCGGCAGCCAAAGCTGGTTGAGGGATTGCCCTTTATTTGAATCTGTAAAGTCACATTTATGACTAAGAAGCTCTTAAAGGAGCATGCAGATACCTAGTCAGGAAGGCATGTTAATAAAGCTTGCCTTGACGATACAGCACGGTTGACAGCTTCATAACCGCGTGATTATAACAATTTTGACGGAGCGGGAAAGGGTCGCCGAAGAAAGCGGGCAGAATGCCGTTTAATGTTGTTTGCATTTTCTCATACAACATCTTATACACCTGTTCCTCGGTAAAAAATTGGGTTTCTCTCCCTTGCAGCCATTCGAAATAGGAGACGATAACACCGCCGGCGTTTGCAAGGATATCGGGAATGATGATGGTGCCCTTTGCAGTCAGCACCTCATCAGCCTCGCCAGTGACAGGGGCATTCGCACCTTCTACAATGATGCGGGCTTTTACTTGATCGACATTGTCCTTGCGAACTTGCTCCTCAAGTGCGGCAAGAATAAGCACATCTACATCTAAATAAAGGACCTCTTCGCGGCCAAGAATTTGGGCTTTCATATCAAGCTCAGACAGTGCGGCTTCGTCCGAAGGCAAATCACCTTGGTGAAGCGATGCGTATTCAAGCAAAGAAGGGACAGAGAGACCGTCTGGATTGTACAACGTGACGTTGCGATCACTTACAGCTACTACTTTATTGTTTAAATAAGAGCATTTATATGCTTCCATTGCAGCGACTGATCCAACGTTGCCGAAGCCTTGAACGGCGATCGACAGCGGCTTGTCCGCATGCGCTAACGCGGTTTGCACAAACGGGTTTGTGCTGCCGGCGAGCCAGCTGCTTTGCTCTTTAAGAAAATCATAAAGCATGTAACGGAAAGTGAAATAAACGCCTTTTCCGGTTGCTTCTCTGCGGCCCAAAGATCCGCCGTTAATGACGCTTTTGCCGGTGAAGCTGCCGAGGTAAGGATGACCAGGATGAATGCTTTTGTACTCGGCCATCATCCAGTCCATTTCACGCTCGCCGGTTCCCATATCAGGTGCCGGAATATCTTTGTCAGGCCCGAGCACGTCACTGAAATATTGCACGTATTTTTTGCAAATGAGATAAAGCTCTCTAGCGGAATAGGAGCGTGGATTAATAACGACTCCACCTTTACCTCCGCCGAAAGGCACCTCGTGAAGCGCGTTTTTGAGCGTCATTAGCGCAGCTAGATTGGTTACTTCATCTTCGCTTACGGATTCGTGAAACCGAATTCCGCCTTTATAAGGCCCGAGTGTATCGTTATGCTGTATGCGATAGGCCGGAATTCGAACGACATTGCCGTTATCTACCGTAATGCGCAAAAAAGCTTTATGAACTTTATTTGGCGTGGAAAGAATAGCAGCAAGTGATAAGAAAGCTTGC from Paenibacillus sp. FSL K6-3182 carries:
- a CDS encoding aldolase catalytic domain-containing protein; amino-acid sequence: MQSKTSHCKIVDCTIRDGGLVNNWDFSVEFVQHLYQSLNEAGVDYMEIGYKNSPKLLKGAESAGPWRFLNDDFLKKVIPNKGNTKLSALVDIGRVDENDILPRSESLLDLIRVACYIQDVDKALELVKVFHDRGYETTINIMALSNVMENQLIEAFQLINESVVDVVYVVDSYGSLKPSDMSYLVDKFRHHLPNKRLGVHAHNNLQLAFANTLLAAEQGVELLDASVYGMGRAAGNCNTELLVSELQNTKYNIRPVLDMIEKYMVPLREKEEWGYIIPYMITGILDEHPRSAMALRDSADKDKGVEFYDRLTTPEIAHGK
- a CDS encoding Glu/Leu/Phe/Val dehydrogenase; its protein translation is MASQTGAIVQQSLNALMGDPAFLPNLQAQAREQAFLSLAAILSTPNKVHKAFLRITVDNGNVVRIPAYRIQHNDTLGPYKGGIRFHESVSEDEVTNLAALMTLKNALHEVPFGGGKGGVVINPRSYSARELYLICKKYVQYFSDVLGPDKDIPAPDMGTGEREMDWMMAEYKSIHPGHPYLGSFTGKSVINGGSLGRREATGKGVYFTFRYMLYDFLKEQSSWLAGSTNPFVQTALAHADKPLSIAVQGFGNVGSVAAMEAYKCSYLNNKVVAVSDRNVTLYNPDGLSVPSLLEYASLHQGDLPSDEAALSELDMKAQILGREEVLYLDVDVLILAALEEQVRKDNVDQVKARIIVEGANAPVTGEADEVLTAKGTIIIPDILANAGGVIVSYFEWLQGRETQFFTEEQVYKMLYEKMQTTLNGILPAFFGDPFPLRQNCYNHAVMKLSTVLYRQGKLY
- a CDS encoding VWA domain-containing protein is translated as MKAGHSLNKDVRQRKRLGWISVVLVALVLVLSACSSSKNDASNSGNRDMKYKSSSESGAPSKGEATTSHEDRKSISVEPLRQKEGGKRGYSNPDQVEQAGQLTAGEWDDLAAWDRFGNLLNSQEGDSSKRVWQFWNFNRLEVIVTAGGKAVSDAQVELYAGKKTIWKARTNTEGRAYVYAGLFESDTANLGRYTVKVQSGQESKTTQEMDIPQQGSIKVDLSKSTALSDQVDIMFVVDTTGSMEDELNYLEAELKDVVKRVSDEHANQLGIRISANFYKDKHDDYIVKPYPFTTDINKVIDQFSKQKADGGGDYPEAVDQALRDALHEHEWSKDARARLLFLVLDAPPHDEPQVIDEIKQLTEDAAEQGVRIIPVASSGVSAETEYLMRFMATATGGTYLFLTDDSGIGSDHLEPAVGEYEVKLLNDLLVEVINRYVQQ